The nucleotide sequence CACCATCTGGACGGGGCATGCCCTCTACCCGCAGCTCCGCCCCTATGTGTGTCGCGAACCGCGTCCCGTCGACTGGAACCAGGTGCAGGCCGCCTGCGCCCTCACCGAGGGGACCCACGATTTCGGCGCCTTCTGCCGCCGGTCCGAGCGCCCCGAAAACAGCGTCCGGACCCTCTACCGGGTACGGATGCGGCGGCGGGGTCCGCTGGTCCGCCTGCGTTTCCGCGGGACCGCCTTTCTCACCAACATGGTGCGCATCCTCGCGGGCAGCTATCTGGAGGTGGGGCGGGGCAGGCGGTCGCTCCGGTGGTTCCGCGACCTCCTGGAGGGTGCACAGCGGGAACAGGCAGGCCCCACGGCGGGGGCCCATGGACTGGTCTTCTGGAATGTGGGCTATGCGCCGGACCCATTCCGGCCGGAAAGAGGGCAATGAGGAGTATCATAGCAGGGGGATCCGCCGACTGTCCGATCGCCCGCCGGGGTGCCTACCTGGTATGATAGGAACGAAGCGGAGCAGAACGCCTTCCGGGAGGCCTGGTTCGGCGGAAGAGCGCCCTTCGCCGGCGGACCAGGCCTCCCGCAGCGATAGACGGAAACCGGCGAAGTCAAAAAGGGGGT is from Synergistales bacterium and encodes:
- the truA gene encoding tRNA pseudouridine(38-40) synthase TruA, with protein sequence MTYAARIAYEGGAFSGWQRQPNAPTVQAAVEKALALLCGEPVAVTAAGRTDAGVHARSQVISFSTTRERDNATLRKALDANLPDTVAVMDLRRAPPGFDARRDATWREYLYTIWTGHALYPQLRPYVCREPRPVDWNQVQAACALTEGTHDFGAFCRRSERPENSVRTLYRVRMRRRGPLVRLRFRGTAFLTNMVRILAGSYLEVGRGRRSLRWFRDLLEGAQREQAGPTAGAHGLVFWNVGYAPDPFRPERGQ